From a region of the Cognatiyoonia koreensis genome:
- a CDS encoding beta-ketoacyl-ACP synthase III, whose product MFDVALTGTGVFTPENVITNDELVVAFNAYADLYNAKHAAAIAAGDVDAKAHSSSEFILAASGIEQRYVLDKDGILDPTRMYPHLPERADEDPAIMAEIGVDACRKALDQAGVDPASVDLVICAASNMERAYPAVAVEIQQLLGAGGFAFDMNVACSSATFGIQTAADMIKSGSVRTALVVNPEICSAHLEWRDRDCHFIFGDVATATLLQREDDATGAHFKVRSTRCATQFSNNIRNNNGYLRRTRDQMEDRRDMQFMQNGRKVFKEVLPLVSQHIAAHMADEGIVASDLKRLWLHQANKTMNDYIGKKVLGRDPETGEQPNILQDYANTSSAGSIIAFSKYSDDLEAGDMGIICSFGAGYSVGSVIVEKSA is encoded by the coding sequence ATGTTTGACGTCGCGCTGACCGGGACCGGGGTATTCACGCCCGAAAACGTGATTACCAATGACGAACTTGTCGTCGCCTTCAACGCCTATGCCGATCTTTACAATGCAAAGCACGCCGCAGCGATAGCCGCAGGTGACGTGGATGCAAAAGCGCATTCCTCGTCCGAATTCATCCTTGCCGCAAGCGGGATCGAACAGCGCTATGTCCTTGACAAAGATGGCATTCTTGACCCGACCCGCATGTATCCCCATCTGCCGGAACGCGCGGATGAAGACCCCGCGATCATGGCTGAAATCGGTGTTGATGCCTGCCGCAAGGCGCTTGATCAAGCGGGTGTTGATCCGGCGTCTGTCGATCTGGTCATTTGTGCCGCGTCCAACATGGAACGCGCCTATCCGGCGGTGGCTGTCGAAATCCAGCAGCTTTTGGGCGCGGGCGGCTTTGCCTTTGATATGAACGTCGCCTGTTCATCGGCGACCTTTGGCATTCAGACGGCTGCGGATATGATCAAATCCGGGTCTGTGCGCACGGCCTTGGTGGTCAACCCCGAGATTTGTTCGGCCCATCTGGAATGGCGCGACCGCGATTGTCATTTTATCTTTGGCGATGTGGCCACGGCGACCCTGTTGCAGCGCGAAGATGACGCGACGGGTGCGCATTTCAAAGTCCGCTCGACCCGTTGTGCGACCCAGTTTTCCAACAACATCCGCAACAACAACGGCTATCTGCGCCGCACCCGCGACCAGATGGAAGACCGCCGTGACATGCAATTCATGCAGAACGGCCGCAAGGTGTTCAAAGAAGTCTTGCCTTTGGTCAGCCAGCATATCGCCGCTCACATGGCAGACGAGGGCATCGTCGCGAGCGATCTGAAACGGCTTTGGCTGCATCAGGCCAACAAGACGATGAACGACTATATCGGAAAGAAAGTGCTGGGCCGCGACCCTGAAACAGGGGAACAACCCAACATCCTGCAGGACTATGCGAATACGTCGTCCGCCGGGTCGATCATCGCGTTTTCAAAGTATTCGGATGATCTGGAAGCGGGCGACATGGGTATCATCTGTTCGTTCGGTGCCGGGTATTCAGTAGGGTCGGTTATTGTGGAAAAGTCGGCCTAA
- a CDS encoding alpha/beta hydrolase: protein MRKLIALVVVCVGVLGLAYVFVQQTRNEADAVAIPQPAPPAAPAAPPAPPPEAAELGAPVPEAAELDPPIIIAEEPVMMQSEAFVAAAPVLEELMVIVEGDEYHIVNLFFATNRQLSNDPFPDTPADQFTADMGPLRYGVAEVSIPKNHVIGHLESQNLAQSWLSDPNPRKHVILQSMDLQEPEAVMDQLRAVVAQGGTSTLMYIHGFNVGVDTAARRAGQLTYDLDWNGPSFFFSWPSLDSATAYNADQEKARASRRDLESVLERIAATETDRIVIIAHSMGTDLLAQALELLDARQSPALDKIETVILAAPDINELIFRASILPAITAITERNPNFTVTVYASERDSALQLSEITNGALRIGVMSTITDAQREALRPVLLVDASQAQTNFFGHTYINDNAAVIEDVYCILRKGPDPTIRITLEGVPQPEGPGFRIPPRERNASLDNADQGAQFVCD, encoded by the coding sequence ATGCGGAAATTGATTGCGCTTGTGGTGGTTTGCGTCGGCGTGCTGGGGCTTGCCTATGTGTTTGTTCAACAAACTCGGAACGAAGCTGACGCTGTCGCAATCCCTCAACCTGCACCGCCAGCTGCACCTGCGGCCCCACCAGCCCCGCCGCCTGAAGCAGCAGAGTTGGGTGCGCCAGTGCCTGAAGCAGCAGAGTTGGACCCCCCGATTATCATCGCCGAAGAGCCGGTCATGATGCAAAGCGAAGCTTTTGTCGCAGCTGCCCCCGTCCTCGAAGAACTCATGGTCATCGTGGAGGGTGATGAATATCACATCGTAAATCTGTTCTTTGCGACCAATCGCCAGCTGAGTAACGACCCATTCCCCGACACCCCCGCTGACCAGTTCACCGCTGATATGGGGCCTTTGCGCTATGGCGTTGCCGAGGTGTCGATCCCGAAAAACCATGTGATCGGGCATCTGGAAAGCCAGAACTTGGCCCAATCCTGGCTGTCTGACCCCAATCCCAGAAAGCACGTCATTCTGCAAAGTATGGATTTGCAGGAACCTGAAGCTGTCATGGACCAGTTGCGCGCTGTGGTGGCGCAAGGTGGCACGTCAACGCTGATGTATATCCACGGGTTCAACGTCGGTGTGGATACGGCGGCCCGCCGCGCAGGACAGCTGACGTATGACCTTGACTGGAACGGGCCTTCGTTCTTTTTCAGCTGGCCAAGTCTGGATTCCGCGACGGCCTATAATGCCGATCAGGAAAAGGCGCGGGCCTCGCGCCGCGACCTTGAAAGCGTACTGGAACGGATCGCTGCGACAGAAACGGATCGCATCGTCATCATTGCCCATTCGATGGGCACCGATCTGCTGGCGCAGGCGCTGGAACTGCTTGATGCCCGCCAGTCGCCCGCGCTCGACAAGATCGAAACGGTTATTCTGGCAGCACCGGATATCAACGAGCTGATCTTCCGCGCCTCGATCCTGCCCGCCATCACTGCGATTACCGAACGCAATCCGAATTTCACGGTGACAGTCTATGCGTCGGAAAGGGATTCCGCCTTGCAACTCAGCGAGATCACGAACGGAGCCTTGCGCATCGGCGTCATGTCCACGATCACCGATGCCCAGCGCGAGGCGCTCAGACCGGTCCTTCTGGTTGATGCGTCACAGGCGCAGACCAACTTTTTCGGTCACACCTATATCAACGACAACGCGGCCGTGATCGAGGATGTCTATTGCATCCTGCGCAAAGGGCCCGACCCGACGATCCGCATCACGCTCGAAGGCGTCCCCCAGCCCGAAGGGCCGGGGTTTCGCATTCCGCCACGGGAACGTAACGCAAGTCTGGACAATGCGGATCAGGGTGCGCAATTTGTCTGCGACTGA
- a CDS encoding DNA cytosine methyltransferase — protein sequence MHNKRFAEFFAGGGMVSAALPGWECVFANDIDAKKAASYRANHAHHRVFHQGDIAQIKGADIGATPNLIWGSFPCQDLSLAGAGAGLRGQRSGTYFEFWRIIDELADAGRAPEIVVIENVVGSLTSHGGRDFESICAAFARRGYQFGPMILDAKDFLPQSRPRLFVVGVKDVDVPASLKGGDQRVDARIIKATTGLSARTRKALIHWNLPAAQTRRRTVRQVIDPRPSDVVWHTQSQTDQLLSMMAPLHVEKVRNAAKRKAPAIGFVYKRTRHDADGRKVQRAEVRFDGVAGCLRTPGGGSSRQIVMVVDGGTIKSRLLSVREAARLMGLPERYKLPTNYNEGYHLIGDGVAVPVVRYLDQALFTPLLDQSAMMIAAE from the coding sequence TTGCACAACAAGCGGTTTGCAGAGTTTTTCGCGGGCGGGGGCATGGTCAGTGCCGCACTGCCCGGTTGGGAATGTGTCTTTGCAAACGACATCGACGCGAAAAAGGCTGCATCCTACCGCGCCAATCATGCCCATCACCGCGTGTTTCATCAGGGCGATATCGCACAGATCAAGGGTGCCGACATTGGTGCAACGCCGAACCTGATCTGGGGGTCATTCCCGTGTCAGGACTTGTCCCTGGCCGGTGCGGGGGCTGGTCTGCGAGGGCAGCGTTCGGGCACATACTTTGAATTCTGGCGGATCATCGACGAACTGGCAGATGCTGGGCGTGCCCCGGAGATCGTGGTCATCGAAAACGTCGTCGGATCACTCACGTCCCACGGCGGGCGCGACTTTGAAAGCATCTGCGCAGCGTTTGCGCGCCGCGGCTATCAGTTTGGCCCGATGATCCTTGATGCCAAAGATTTCCTGCCACAATCGCGCCCCCGGCTTTTTGTCGTCGGGGTGAAAGATGTAGATGTACCGGCGTCCCTGAAGGGTGGGGATCAGCGGGTTGATGCACGGATCATCAAGGCGACGACCGGCTTGTCGGCGCGCACGCGCAAAGCGTTGATCCACTGGAATTTGCCAGCCGCGCAAACGCGCCGCCGGACGGTGCGCCAGGTGATCGACCCACGCCCGTCAGATGTTGTCTGGCACACGCAATCGCAGACGGATCAACTGCTGTCCATGATGGCACCTCTGCATGTCGAAAAGGTCCGCAACGCGGCAAAGCGCAAGGCACCGGCGATCGGTTTTGTCTACAAGCGCACGCGCCATGATGCTGACGGGCGCAAAGTGCAGCGTGCCGAAGTACGCTTTGACGGGGTTGCCGGGTGCCTGCGCACGCCGGGCGGCGGATCAAGCCGGCAAATCGTCATGGTCGTGGATGGGGGCACGATCAAAAGCCGCCTGCTGTCTGTGCGCGAAGCCGCGCGGCTGATGGGACTGCCAGAGCGTTACAAGCTGCCCACGAACTACAACGAAGGATATCACCTGATCGGCGACGGGGTGGCGGTACCGGTCGTGCGCTACCTTGATCAGGCGCTGTTCACGCCGTTGCTGGACCAATCAGCCATGATGATCGCTGCCGAATAA
- a CDS encoding GIY-YIG nuclease family protein has product MGTDFQFRKAAVAQLTREIGVYVLADLDNVPIYVGQSRDGIRQRVQRHLTSARSDIIANRQIDIWEIAFVWTYPCPDKTALDRLEAQLFHAFDERSQLVNGKIPQRPINDAPPPDPAQIIQVMTDEEREDKTSPEQRLPRQASHYAAIVDHFLTIKDSSEVLRAMNAHFARLQKYHAQMQSLSSDDAPELPL; this is encoded by the coding sequence ATGGGGACGGACTTTCAGTTTCGCAAAGCTGCCGTTGCGCAGCTGACGCGCGAAATCGGGGTCTATGTCCTGGCCGACCTCGACAATGTGCCGATCTACGTTGGTCAATCGCGGGATGGAATCCGCCAGCGGGTGCAGCGGCACCTGACCTCTGCACGCTCTGACATCATCGCAAACCGGCAAATCGACATCTGGGAAATCGCGTTCGTCTGGACCTATCCCTGTCCGGACAAAACCGCACTCGACCGGCTGGAGGCGCAGCTGTTCCATGCCTTTGATGAACGATCGCAACTGGTAAACGGCAAGATCCCGCAGCGGCCAATCAACGATGCGCCGCCGCCGGACCCCGCGCAGATCATTCAGGTCATGACCGACGAAGAACGCGAGGATAAAACCTCGCCAGAACAAAGGCTACCGCGTCAGGCCAGCCACTATGCGGCAATTGTCGACCATTTCCTGACGATCAAGGATTCAAGCGAAGTGCTGCGCGCAATGAACGCACATTTCGCGCGATTGCAGAAGTATCACGCGCAGATGCAATCGCTTTCAAGCGATGATGCGCCCGAACTACCCCTGTAG
- the carB gene encoding carbamoyl-phosphate synthase large subunit, with translation MPKRDDIKSIMIIGAGPIVIGQACEFDYSGAQACKALKEEGYRVILVNSNPATIMTDPGMADATYIEPITPEVVAKIIEKERPDALLPTMGGQTGLNTSLALADMGVLEKFGVEMIGAKREAIEMAEDRKLFREAMDRLGIENPKATIVTAPKMANGKRDLVAGVALALEALEDIGLPAIIRPAFTLGGTGGGVAYNRAEYEHYCRTGMDASPVGQILVDESLLGWKEFEMEVVRDKADNAIIVCAIENVDPMGVHTGDSITVAPALTLTDKEYQIMRTHSINVLREIGVETGGSNVQWAVNPADGRMVVIEMNPRVSRSSALASKATGFPIAKIAAKLAIGYTLDELDNDITGVTPASFEPTIDYVVTKIPRFAFEKFAGSEPHLTTAMKSVGEAMAIGRTIHESLQKALASMETGLTGFDEITIPGAPDKAAITKALAQQTPDRLRVIAQAMRHGLSNDDIHHVTKFDPWFLARIREIMDAEAVIRKDGLPTNEDAMRRVKMLGFTDARLGILTGRDEDNVRRARLNLGVKAQFKRIDTCAAEFEAQTPYMYSTYETPVMGEPECEARPSDRKKVVILGGGPNRIGQGIEFDYCCCHACFALTDQGYETIMVNCNPETVSTDYDTSDRLYFEPLTFEHVMEILRVEQENGTLHGVIVQFGGQTPLKLANALEQAGIPILGTSPDAIDLAEDRERFQDLVNRLGLKQPVNGIAHSDKQALEIAADIGFPLVIRPSYVLGGRAMEIVRDQSQLERYISEAVVVSGKSPVLLDSYLSGAVEVDVDCLSDGTDTHVAGIMQHIEEAGVHSGDSACCLPPHSLSDAMIDEIRRQTRALALELKVVGLMNVQFAVKDEEVYLIEVNPRASRTVPFVAKATDSAIASIAARLMAGEPLSNFPMRAPYPASDNPMDILPLGDAFTLADPKTPWYSVKEAVLPFARFPGVDTILGPEMRSTGEVMGWDRNFARAFLKAQMGAGTVLPTEGAVFLSIKDDDKTDDLIAAARGLVEMGFTLVATRGTAKFFTDAGMDCETVNKVYEGGLTIVDRMKDGHIALVMNTTEGAAAVEDSRSIRAVALNDKIPYFTTAAAAQAAVMAMQERLTGEVDVRALQG, from the coding sequence CGAACCAATCACCCCCGAAGTCGTCGCAAAGATCATCGAAAAAGAACGCCCAGACGCGCTGCTGCCGACAATGGGCGGGCAGACGGGGTTGAATACATCGCTTGCGCTGGCCGACATGGGCGTGCTTGAAAAATTCGGCGTCGAAATGATCGGGGCCAAGCGCGAGGCCATTGAAATGGCCGAAGACCGCAAACTGTTCCGCGAAGCGATGGACCGCCTGGGCATCGAAAACCCCAAAGCAACAATCGTGACTGCCCCGAAAATGGCCAACGGCAAACGCGATCTGGTCGCTGGCGTCGCGCTCGCTTTGGAAGCGCTCGAAGACATCGGGTTGCCGGCAATCATCCGCCCTGCCTTTACCCTTGGCGGCACCGGCGGCGGCGTGGCCTACAACCGCGCGGAATACGAGCATTACTGCCGCACAGGCATGGATGCGTCCCCTGTCGGGCAGATTTTGGTCGATGAATCGCTGCTTGGCTGGAAAGAGTTCGAGATGGAGGTCGTGCGCGACAAGGCCGACAACGCAATTATCGTCTGCGCCATTGAAAACGTCGATCCGATGGGCGTGCATACCGGGGATTCGATCACCGTCGCCCCGGCCCTGACGCTGACCGACAAGGAATACCAGATCATGCGCACGCACAGCATCAACGTGCTGCGCGAAATCGGCGTTGAAACCGGCGGGTCCAACGTCCAATGGGCAGTCAACCCCGCCGACGGACGCATGGTCGTCATCGAAATGAACCCGCGCGTGTCACGGTCCTCTGCGCTGGCGTCAAAGGCGACAGGTTTTCCGATTGCCAAGATCGCGGCAAAGCTTGCAATCGGGTACACGCTGGACGAACTCGACAATGATATCACCGGCGTTACCCCCGCATCGTTCGAGCCAACGATCGACTATGTTGTCACCAAAATTCCGCGCTTTGCCTTTGAAAAATTTGCAGGCTCCGAACCGCACCTGACGACGGCAATGAAATCCGTGGGCGAAGCGATGGCGATCGGCCGCACGATCCATGAATCACTGCAGAAGGCGCTGGCCTCGATGGAAACCGGGCTGACCGGATTTGACGAGATTACGATCCCCGGCGCACCCGACAAGGCCGCCATCACCAAGGCATTGGCGCAACAGACGCCCGACCGGCTGCGCGTCATCGCGCAGGCAATGCGGCATGGCCTGTCAAATGATGACATCCACCATGTCACGAAATTCGACCCGTGGTTCCTTGCCCGTATCCGCGAGATCATGGACGCCGAAGCCGTGATCCGTAAAGACGGCCTGCCCACCAACGAAGACGCAATGCGCCGGGTCAAAATGCTTGGCTTTACCGATGCGCGGCTTGGCATCCTGACGGGGCGTGACGAAGACAACGTGCGCCGCGCCCGCCTGAACCTTGGCGTGAAGGCACAGTTCAAGCGGATCGACACCTGCGCCGCCGAATTCGAAGCGCAAACGCCCTACATGTATTCCACCTATGAGACGCCAGTCATGGGCGAACCAGAATGCGAAGCCCGCCCGTCGGATCGCAAGAAAGTGGTCATTCTGGGTGGCGGTCCGAACCGCATCGGCCAAGGGATCGAATTTGATTACTGCTGCTGTCATGCCTGTTTTGCGCTAACGGATCAGGGCTATGAAACGATCATGGTCAACTGCAATCCGGAAACCGTATCGACAGACTATGACACGTCCGACCGGCTGTATTTCGAACCGCTGACATTTGAACACGTCATGGAAATCCTGCGGGTCGAACAGGAAAACGGCACGCTGCACGGAGTCATCGTCCAGTTTGGCGGGCAGACCCCGTTGAAACTGGCGAATGCGCTGGAACAGGCCGGTATTCCGATCTTGGGCACCTCGCCTGACGCGATTGATCTGGCCGAAGACCGCGAGCGGTTTCAGGATCTGGTCAATCGTCTGGGCCTGAAGCAACCGGTCAACGGGATCGCCCATTCCGACAAGCAAGCGCTTGAAATTGCGGCGGATATCGGCTTTCCACTGGTGATCCGCCCATCCTATGTTCTGGGTGGCCGTGCGATGGAAATCGTGCGCGATCAAAGCCAGCTGGAACGCTATATTTCCGAGGCTGTCGTCGTTTCCGGCAAAAGCCCCGTCTTGCTGGACAGCTATCTGTCCGGCGCGGTCGAAGTGGACGTAGACTGCCTGTCCGACGGGACCGATACCCATGTCGCGGGCATCATGCAGCACATCGAAGAAGCGGGCGTGCATTCCGGCGACAGCGCCTGCTGCCTGCCGCCGCATTCCTTGTCCGATGCAATGATCGACGAAATCCGTCGCCAGACCCGCGCGCTGGCTCTGGAACTGAAGGTCGTCGGACTGATGAACGTGCAATTCGCCGTAAAGGATGAAGAGGTTTACCTGATCGAGGTTAATCCGCGTGCCTCGCGCACCGTTCCTTTCGTGGCAAAGGCGACAGACAGCGCAATCGCGTCCATCGCCGCCCGCCTGATGGCAGGCGAACCGCTGTCAAATTTCCCCATGCGCGCACCCTACCCGGCCAGCGACAACCCGATGGATATTCTGCCACTGGGCGATGCCTTTACCTTGGCCGACCCGAAAACACCCTGGTATTCCGTGAAAGAGGCCGTGTTGCCTTTCGCCCGTTTCCCAGGTGTGGACACGATCCTTGGTCCGGAAATGCGCTCGACCGGAGAAGTCATGGGATGGGATCGAAATTTCGCCCGTGCCTTCCTGAAGGCGCAAATGGGGGCCGGAACGGTTTTGCCGACCGAAGGTGCCGTATTCCTGTCGATCAAGGACGATGACAAGACGGATGACCTGATCGCCGCCGCCCGTGGACTTGTCGAGATGGGCTTTACGTTGGTCGCAACGCGCGGCACCGCGAAGTTCTTTACCGATGCGGGCATGGACTGCGAAACGGTCAACAAGGTTTACGAAGGCGGGCTGACCATCGTCGATCGCATGAAGGACGGGCACATCGCGCTGGTGATGAACACAACCGAAGGGGCCGCCGCGGTCGAGGACAGCCGCAGCATCCGTGCCGTCGCGCTGAACGACAAGATCCCGTATTTCACGACTGCCGCCGCAGCGCAGGCCGCTGTCATGGCGATGCAGGAGCGGCTGACCGGTGAAGTGGATGTGCGCGCGCTACAGGGGTAG